A region from the Thermanaeromonas toyohensis ToBE genome encodes:
- the ftsY gene encoding signal recognition particle-docking protein FtsY, whose amino-acid sequence MQFLQRLKAGLSKTRENLASRIEKLFTGTQKIEEGFFEELEEILLGADVGVTTTLQLVDNLRQRAKKERNVDTSFLFSALREEVIKLLGEEVRQLNLSPSPPTVILVVGVNGSGKTTTAGKLAYRFSRQGKRVILAAADTFRAAAAEQLAIWAKMAGATLIRHQPGADPGAVAFDAVKAALSRQADVVLVDTAGRLHTKYNLMEELKKIRRVIERELPGAPHEVLLVLDATIGQNALAQARLFKEAAGVTGIALTKLDGTAKGGVVLAIAHELNIPVKIVGLGEDPEDLEDFRPQEFVLALFDKP is encoded by the coding sequence TTGCAGTTTTTACAGAGACTTAAGGCGGGACTTTCCAAGACCCGGGAAAATTTAGCTAGTAGGATAGAAAAGCTCTTTACAGGGACACAAAAAATAGAAGAAGGCTTTTTTGAGGAACTGGAAGAAATTTTACTTGGGGCCGATGTGGGTGTAACTACCACTTTGCAGTTGGTAGATAACCTTCGCCAAAGGGCGAAAAAGGAGAGGAATGTAGATACTTCATTCCTTTTTTCTGCCCTCCGGGAAGAAGTTATAAAGCTCCTGGGGGAAGAAGTACGGCAGCTAAACTTATCCCCTAGCCCGCCTACAGTTATCCTAGTAGTAGGTGTTAACGGGAGCGGAAAAACAACAACTGCTGGTAAGCTAGCTTATCGTTTTAGCCGGCAGGGGAAAAGGGTTATTTTGGCGGCAGCCGACACCTTCCGGGCTGCAGCAGCCGAGCAGCTAGCTATTTGGGCTAAAATGGCTGGGGCAACCTTAATACGGCACCAGCCGGGAGCCGATCCTGGGGCTGTAGCCTTCGATGCAGTGAAGGCCGCCCTTAGCCGTCAGGCGGATGTAGTTCTAGTAGACACAGCCGGGCGCCTGCATACTAAATATAATCTAATGGAAGAACTTAAGAAAATACGCCGGGTTATTGAAAGGGAACTACCCGGAGCACCCCATGAAGTATTGTTAGTCCTAGATGCTACCATAGGGCAGAACGCCCTTGCCCAAGCCCGGCTGTTTAAAGAGGCCGCAGGGGTAACGGGTATCGCTTTAACTAAATTGGATGGCACGGCCAAAGGCGGGGTCGTTTTAGCCATCGCCCATGAACTGAATATCCCGGTAAAAATAGTGGGCCTGGGTGAGGACCCGGAGGATTTGGAAGATTTCCGACCGCAGGAGTTTGTCCTGGCCCTTTTTGATAAGCCTTGA
- a CDS encoding amidohydrolase, with amino-acid sequence MAKLLIKGCIIVPVNGPVIERGAIAIEGDYLTYVGPQETLPPGWEGAELIEAQGMVALPGLVNSHTHAAMTLFRGYADDLPLRQWLEDKIWPLEGKLKKEDIYWGTMLALAEMIRSGTTTFADMYFHMEVVAQGVVEAGLRACLCQGLIGVQDIAGLRLRAGESLVREWQGAGEGRITTMLGPHAPYTCSPEYLVKVADRAAKLGVGLHIHLAETRQEVEEIKNKYGLPPVAHVAKLGLFKVPTLAAHCVHLTEEEIHILAENKVGVAHCPESNLKLASGIAPVPAMLKAGVRVAIGTDGAASNNNLDMWEETRTAALLAKGVTGDPTALKASEALTLATLGGARALGLEKEIGSLEPGKKADVILVRTSGPHWRPLNDVVAHLVYSARAEDVDTVIVNGRVLMNRGELKTLDLERIYTEVNRRMADLTGSPRFLKV; translated from the coding sequence ATGGCCAAATTACTCATTAAAGGATGTATCATTGTTCCTGTTAATGGGCCGGTCATCGAAAGAGGAGCCATCGCTATAGAGGGAGACTATCTTACGTATGTGGGCCCCCAAGAAACTCTCCCCCCTGGATGGGAAGGGGCCGAACTGATAGAAGCTCAAGGCATGGTAGCCTTACCAGGTTTGGTGAACAGCCATACCCATGCGGCTATGACCCTCTTCCGGGGGTATGCTGACGATTTGCCCTTGCGCCAGTGGTTGGAAGATAAAATCTGGCCCTTAGAAGGGAAGCTCAAAAAGGAAGATATCTATTGGGGTACCATGCTTGCCCTGGCCGAGATGATACGTTCTGGTACCACCACCTTCGCCGATATGTATTTTCATATGGAGGTAGTGGCCCAAGGGGTGGTGGAAGCGGGCTTAAGGGCCTGCTTGTGCCAGGGCCTTATAGGCGTGCAGGATATAGCGGGTTTAAGGTTACGGGCTGGGGAGAGCCTGGTCCGGGAATGGCAGGGGGCAGGGGAAGGCCGGATCACCACTATGCTGGGGCCCCATGCACCTTATACTTGTTCCCCTGAGTATTTAGTTAAAGTGGCCGACCGTGCCGCCAAGCTAGGGGTGGGATTGCACATCCATCTAGCTGAGACTCGGCAGGAGGTCGAAGAGATTAAGAATAAATACGGTCTTCCGCCTGTAGCCCATGTGGCCAAATTAGGCCTCTTTAAGGTGCCCACCTTGGCTGCCCACTGCGTACATTTAACTGAAGAGGAAATACATATTTTAGCTGAAAATAAGGTGGGAGTAGCCCATTGCCCGGAAAGCAATTTGAAACTAGCCAGCGGTATTGCTCCAGTACCTGCTATGCTTAAAGCTGGTGTCCGGGTGGCCATTGGGACCGATGGAGCAGCCAGCAACAACAACCTTGATATGTGGGAAGAAACGCGGACAGCAGCTCTTCTGGCTAAAGGAGTTACCGGGGATCCCACAGCCCTTAAAGCCAGCGAAGCTTTGACCCTGGCCACCTTAGGCGGCGCCCGGGCCTTAGGGCTAGAGAAGGAGATAGGAAGCCTAGAACCGGGCAAGAAGGCGGATGTGATCCTAGTTAGGACTAGTGGCCCCCACTGGCGACCCCTTAACGATGTTGTGGCCCACTTAGTCTATTCTGCCCGGGCAGAAGATGTGGATACAGTAATTGTCAACGGCCGCGTATTAATGAATCGCGGAGAGCTTAAGACCTTAGACCTGGAACGTATATATACTGAGGTGAACCGAAGAATGGCAGATCTTACCGGATCTCCTCGCTTTTTAAAGGTATAG
- a CDS encoding sensor histidine kinase, whose translation MQDLRALDHILKETIETIERNRSEIYEIAENTRLEVKEVSAELAEVKAELQALIEEVDRLEQAEKRARLRLAEVSQDFHRYTEQDIKKAYEEAYNLQVELIRLREKEKLLSFRRNHLEISLRRLQLTMEKAEKLVHQVGVVLKFLTGELQDLTSRIGELEQTYHLALSIIRAQEEERRRVAREIHDGPAQSLANIVMRAEYCVKLLDKDPGKVRDELQALQNIVLTSLQDIRKIIFDLRPMVLDDLGLVPALKRYFSTYAEQYGLEVDFLCFGQQRRLDSAVEIALFRIIQEAVNNIKKHAKVKSAVVKMEMLPDKVTVVIRDEGQGFDLEAVQNRKEGGGYGLLGMRERVQLLNGQLRIITAPGKGTTVSVTIPLKSEEIR comes from the coding sequence GTGCAAGACCTTAGGGCCCTGGACCATATCCTTAAGGAAACCATTGAAACCATTGAACGCAACCGCTCCGAGATCTATGAAATCGCTGAAAACACCCGCCTTGAGGTAAAAGAGGTCAGTGCAGAATTGGCCGAGGTTAAAGCTGAGCTTCAAGCCCTTATAGAAGAAGTAGATAGGCTGGAACAGGCTGAAAAAAGGGCCAGGCTCCGCCTAGCCGAGGTCAGCCAAGATTTCCACCGGTACACTGAGCAAGATATCAAAAAAGCTTATGAGGAAGCTTATAACCTGCAGGTGGAGCTTATTCGCTTGCGGGAAAAGGAAAAATTACTAAGCTTTCGCCGGAACCACCTGGAGATTAGCTTGCGGCGTTTGCAGCTCACAATGGAAAAAGCCGAGAAACTCGTGCACCAGGTAGGAGTTGTGCTTAAATTTTTAACCGGGGAACTCCAAGATCTAACCTCCAGGATAGGTGAACTGGAACAAACATACCACTTAGCGCTTAGTATTATACGCGCCCAGGAAGAGGAGCGTAGGCGCGTAGCGCGGGAAATCCATGATGGTCCCGCCCAGTCCTTAGCCAATATAGTCATGCGGGCGGAATACTGTGTAAAACTTTTAGATAAGGACCCGGGCAAGGTTCGGGATGAGCTCCAGGCCTTGCAAAACATCGTACTTACCAGTCTCCAAGATATACGCAAAATCATCTTCGACCTACGACCCATGGTCCTCGATGACCTGGGACTTGTACCTGCCTTGAAACGCTATTTCTCTACTTATGCCGAGCAGTATGGACTGGAAGTGGATTTCCTTTGTTTTGGTCAACAACGCCGCCTGGACAGTGCCGTGGAGATCGCCCTCTTCCGCATTATTCAAGAAGCCGTTAACAATATCAAGAAGCATGCTAAAGTGAAGAGCGCAGTGGTTAAGATGGAAATGTTGCCCGATAAAGTTACTGTGGTAATCCGCGATGAGGGGCAGGGCTTTGACTTGGAAGCCGTCCAGAATAGAAAAGAAGGAGGAGGTTATGGCCTCCTCGGGATGCGTGAACGGGTACAACTTTTAAACGGTCAGCTAAGGATAATCACTGCTCCGGGTAAGGGTACAACTGTGAGCGTGACTATACCTTTAAAAAGCGAGGAGATCCGGTAA
- a CDS encoding DUF192 domain-containing protein, translated as MVLWNLTKQVVLAHQVRLACTFKERFKGWMGKQKLEDGEALLLYPCKGIHTWFLRFPLDILFLSKEGKVLLALKNFPPFRFSPWVLSSQAVVELPAGRILATNTSVGDKLVLYGREKSHDL; from the coding sequence ATGGTTTTGTGGAATCTCACTAAACAAGTAGTACTAGCCCACCAGGTTCGCTTGGCCTGCACCTTCAAGGAGAGGTTTAAAGGATGGATGGGGAAACAAAAACTAGAAGATGGGGAGGCTTTACTATTATACCCCTGTAAAGGTATCCACACATGGTTTTTACGTTTCCCCCTAGATATACTTTTCTTATCGAAGGAAGGCAAAGTTCTACTTGCCTTAAAGAACTTCCCCCCTTTTCGTTTTAGCCCTTGGGTACTTTCCTCCCAAGCTGTAGTAGAATTGCCGGCTGGGCGCATTCTGGCGACTAACACCAGTGTAGGCGATAAACTTGTACTTTATGGGAGGGAAAAAAGCCATGACCTTTAA